One window of Oryza brachyantha chromosome 12, ObraRS2, whole genome shotgun sequence genomic DNA carries:
- the LOC102716647 gene encoding chorismate mutase 1, chloroplastic-like, with amino-acid sequence MELPVVKIPSRSSPLAGTAPTAAHQLPASLRLGPAVAACARPLAARAAPALAAAAASSKSSGAEGESEESNVLTLDSIRSSLIKQEDTIIFSLLERSQFCYNPGTYDRSASGVAGFNGSLVEFMVQGTEKCHAMMGRYKSPDEHPFFPEQLLEPVLPSARYKNVLHPAAASININKKIWSVYFDDLLPRLVNEGSDGNCGSSAFCDTIILQALSKRIHYGKFVAEAKFQESPAKYKPAIKAQDKDKLMEMLTYVKVEENVKRRVKSKAMAFGQVVVSSDASPTADGVPLKIKPELAAELYDKWVMPLTKEVQVQYLLRRLD; translated from the exons ATGGAGCTTCCCGTGGTCAAGATCCCGTCGCGCTCCTCCCCGCTCGCTGgcacggcgccgacggcggcgcaccaGCTCCCGGCGTCTCTGCGCCTGGGACCAGCCGTGGCCGCCTGCGCTAggcccctcgccgcgcgcgccgctccggctctggcggcggcggcagcgtcgtCCAAGTCGTCGGG GGCTGAGGGAGAGAGCGAGGAGAGCAATGTGTTGACCCTGGACAGCATCAGGAGCTCGCTGATCAAGCAGGAGGACACCATCATCTTCAGCCTTCTGGAGAGGTCACAGTTCTGCTACAACCCCGGCACCTACGACCGCAGCGCGTCCGGGGTAGCGGGGTTCAATGGCTCCCTCGTCGAGTTCATGGTTCAGGGGACAGAGAAGTGCCATGCCATG ATGGGGAGGTACAAGAGCCCAGATGAGCACCCTTTCTTCCCTGAGCAGCTGCTGGAGCCGGTGCTGCCTTCTGCTCGATACAAGAAT GTTCTGcatcctgctgctgcttccatcaacataaacaaaaagatcTGGAGTGTGTACTTTGATGACCTTCTGCCAAGGCTTGTGAATGAAGGAAGTGATGGCAACTGTGGATCAAGTGCATTCTGTGACACCATAATTCTTCAG GCACTCTCCAAGAGGATTCACTATGGCAAGTTTGTGGCAGAAGCTAAGTTCCAGGAGTCACCTGCTAAGTACAAGCCTGCAATCAAAGCACAG GACAAGGACAAGCTGATGGAAATGCTGACCTATGTGAAGGTGGAGGAGAACGTCAAGCGCCGCGTGAAGAGCAAGGCCATGGCCTTCGGCCAGGTGGTGGTGAGCTCCGATGCTTctccgacggccgacggcgtgCCACTCAAGATCAAGCCTGAGCTGGCTGCAGAGCTGTATGACAAATGGGTCATGCCACTGACCAAGGAAGTGCAAGTGCAGTACCTCCTCAGGAGGCTGGATTGA
- the LOC102707920 gene encoding heparanase-like protein 1: MRLWLLIPLALCLPTLIRSEDYSDVTIVVRGSETIASTSDEFICATIDWWPPEKCNYDQCPWGQASILNLDLTNPLLAKAIQAFSPLRIRLGGSLQDQVLYGTPNLGSPCTPFSKVSSGLFGFSQGCITMERWDAINNLFVNTGAVITFGLNALQGRQQMGKGVWGGAWNSSNALELMEYTVSMNYPIDSWEFGNELSGNGIGASVGAEQYGKDIIELKNIINQLYGNSRKPLVVAPGGFYDQKWYARLLDISGPNVLDAMTHHIYNLGAGNDPQVANRILNPQYLGQTSDTFRDLQMTIQRHGPWSAPWVGEAGGAYNSGSRTVSNTFLNSFWYLDQLGQSAKYDTKVYCRQTLIGGNYGLLDTQTFVPNPDYYSALLWHRLMGNGVISLDTSGSSYLRAYAHCGKQKGGVALLMLNLNKNMGFMVSVRNDLNINAREMAGIRRESSFVHGLKRTVSWVGSKASDGLEKREEYHLTPQGGNPYARTVLLNGGPLQLTENGDIPSLPPVLVSVNSPIYVAPLSITFVVFPDFEAEGCER; this comes from the exons ATGAGGCTATGGTTGCTCATACCCCTTGCTCTATGTCTACCTACATTGATTCGATCGGAGGATTACTCGGATGTAACCATTGTCGTTCGGGGCTCCGAGACAATCGCTTCAACCAGCGATGAATTTATTTGCGCCACCATTGATTGGTGGCCTCCGGAAAAGTGCAACTATGACCAGTGTCCATGGGGGCAAGCTTCGATCTTAAATTTG GACTTGACTAATCCTTTGCTAGCTAAAGCCATCCAAG CCTTTAGCCCTCTACGTATCAGGTTAGGAGGTTCCTTACAAGATCAGGTGCTGTATGGCACGCCGAATTTAGGATCTCCATGCACCCCATTTTCAAAGGTTTCAAGTGGCCTGTTTGGGTTTTCTCAAGGATGCATAACCATGGAAAGATGGGATGCTATTAATAATCTCTTTGTGAATACAGG TGCAGTTATTACATTTGGCCTTAATGCACTTCAAGGGCGACAGCAGATGGGCAAAGGTGTATGGGGAGGTGCTTGGAATTCCAGCAATGCTCTAGAGTTAATGGAATACACTGTTTCGATGAACTATCCTATTGACTCATGGGAATTTG GTAATGAGTTGAGTGGAAATGGAATTGGTGCCAGTGTTGGAGCTGAACAATATGGAAAAGATATAATCGAGCTCAAGAACATCATCAACCAGTTATATGGAAATTCTAGGAAACCATTGGTGGTTGCCCCAGGAGGATTCTATGATCAGAAATGGTATGCTCGGCTTCTTGATATCTCTGGTCCAAATGTTCTCGACGCAATGACTCATCATATTTACAATCTTGGTGCTG GTAACGATCCACAAGTTGCAAACAGAATCTTGAATCCACAGTACTTGGGCCAAACTTCAGATACATTCAGAGATCTCCAAATGACGATACAACGACATGGACCATGGTCTGCTCCCTGGGTTGGAGAGGCTGGTGGTGCATATAACAGCGGCAGCCGTACCGTGTCTAATACTTTCCTGAACAGCTTCTG GTATCTTGATCAACTTGGTCAGTCAGCAAAGTATGACACAAAGGTTTACTGCAGACAGACTTTGATTGGAGGCAACTATGGCCTTCTTGACACGCAGACTTTTGTGCCAAACCCTGATTACTACAG TGCCTTGCTGTGGCATCGGCTCATGGGGAATGGAGTTATTTCCTTGGACACCAGCGGTTCTTCATACTTGCGTGCCTATGCGCATTGCGGAAAGCAAAAG GGCGGCGTGGCGCTCCTCATGCTCAACCTGAACAAGAACATGGGGTTCATGGTTTCGGTCAGGAACGACCTCAACATCAATGCCAGGGAGATGGCAGGGATAAGGAGGGAGAGCTCCTTCGTCCATGGCCTGAAGAGGACGGTCTCTTGGGTTGGGAGCAAAGCTTCTGATGGGCTGGAGAAGAGGGAGGAGTACCACCTGACGCCACAGGGTGGTAACCCTTATGCCAGGACAGTGCTTCTGAATGGAGGCCCCCTTCAGCTCACTGAAAATGGTGACATCCCTTCACTGCCTCCAGTGCTGGTTTCAGTCAATTCCCCAATTTATGTTGCTCCATTGTCGATCACATTCGTCGTCTTCCCGGATTTCGAGGCAGAAGGTTGCGAACGATGA
- the LOC102716924 gene encoding uncharacterized protein LOC102716924 gives MTEEVIKEVIRVSTPESVRPKSSGCPVNSPENVDGSSVTPDLKRKEKPVPHYQRASTGSCHDNCKSGLHHSLESKKYWPDHRRRQGSANIGCRKQDQDEILQRKGRQRNKNLSLKISLVSDGNASAKPELIKVKLPMEMAFDNSESSPCVQELSAEASERVEAGTLPCDDGKWLIPDDNVPCCVDGESSEGAVSIELEMLLAIQDSDTSEDHIADVILPSERVDNMPDRPENKCAGSEKRNTQVVMTSEKHGNSGHGTETESKSLHKESVKPKAKETLTTSRSNASNQKSGRTSHRKSSGTDVENPNGSKLVRTIKFNRDKKCSSTVASDVPKAKEVKVPSPANVMDQSSKPARQSKLKVLMAKDDQSPSVNSVKQTGRKMIVTNVKSAHVWQKKVEEKVILSPLKLSRSINMSAKSLLSIKMRAAKKEKTAKSAPPGKSNSKVYGAENAVADTKEKNLKTASPKVTKVAVNNKEGHPLKEKSAAPRTENTRRPKSATTVSSSSIMLQSPRKLTLRRGKVLNLQSNSEPNTTARRLQLRPAKTAEDSNSNRSKESTTKNEKNKGSAAPSGSKDSGSPRAETVVLRQHRDARDHRKKKKEQGWLLNDVIEEAASRLSGTRKSKVKALVGAFETVISLQERKAALT, from the exons ATGACTGAGGAAGTGATCAAGGAGGTCATCAGAGTCTCAACTCCTGAATCGGTTAGACCGAAGAGCAGTGGTTGCCCGGTAAATTCTCCTGAAAATGTAGATGGCAGCAGTGTGACACCTGACCtgaagaggaaggagaagcCAGTGCCACATTACCAGAGAGCATCCACTGGTTCTTGCCATGACAACTGCAAATCTGGGCTCCACCATTCGCTTGAATCCAAGAAGTACTGGCCTGATCATCGCAGGCGTCAGGGCAGTGCCAATATCGGGTGCAGGAAGCAAGACCAGGATGAAATCTTGCAACGGAAAGGCAGGCAGAGAAACAAGAACCTGTCACTGAAGATTTCCCTTGTGAGTGATGGCAATGCTTCTGCTAAGCCTGAACTCATCAAGGTGAAGCTGCCCATGGAAATGGCATTTGACAACTCTGAAAGCTCACCATGTGTGCAAGAGTTGTCAGCTGAAGCATCTGAACGTGTTGAGGCTGGAACTCTGCCATGTGATGATGGTAAATGGTTGATCCCTGATGACAATGTGCCATGTTGTGTGGATGGAGAATCATCAGAGGGAGCTGTAAGCATTGAGCTGGAGATGCTGTTGGCCATCCAGGACAGTGACACGTCTGAAGATCATATTGCAGATGTCATTTTGCCTTCTGAACGTGTGGATAACATGCCTGATCGACCAGAAAATAAGTGTGCAGGTTCAGAGAAGAGGAACACTCAGGTTGTGATGACCTCAGAGAAGCATGGAAATTCTGGGCATGGGACTGAAACTGAATCAAAGAGTTTACATAAGGAGTCGGTAAAACCAAAGGCAAAAGAGACGTTGACCACATCTAGAAGCAATGCCTCAAACCAGAAAAGTGGAAGAACATCGCATCGGAAGTCTTCAGGTACAGATGTTGAAAACCCCAATGGATCAAAGTTAGTGAGAACCATCAAGTTCAACAGGGACAAGAAATGCAGCTCTACTGTCGCATCCGATGTGCCAAAAGCGAAGGAGGTCAAAGTTCCATCACCAGCTAATGTGATGGATCAATCTTCCAAACCTGCCAGGCAATCAAAGTTGAAGGTTCTGATGGCAAAAGATGATCAATCTCCATCAGTTAATTCTGTGAAACAAACTGGCAGAAAGATGATAGTGACAAATGTCAAGAGTGCTCATGTCTGGCAAAAGAAGGTAGAAGAGAAGGTAATTTTAAGTCCGCTGAAACTGTCTCGTTCTATAAACATGTCTGCCAAGTCTCTTTTGAGCATAAAGATGAGAGCagccaagaaagaaaaaactgcTAAATCTGCTCCCCCTGGTAAGAGCAACAGTAAGGTTTATGGAGCAGAAAATGCGGTTGCTGACACTAAGGAGAAAAATCTCAAGACAGCTTCACCTAAAGTGACAAAAGTAGCAGTGAATAACAAAGAAGGCCATCCTCTGAAAG AAAAATCTGCCGCTCCAAGAACCGAAAACACAAGGCGGCCAAAGTCTGCAACAACCGTATCATCCTCTAGCATCATGCTACAGTCGCCTCGCAAGCTAACTCTCCGTCGAGGAAAGGTACTGAACCTGCAGAGCAACTCAGAGCCGAACACCACAGCGAGACGACTCCAGCTCAGGCCTGCAAAGACTGCAGAagacagcaacagcaacaggaGCAAGGAGTCCACTACCAAGAATGAGAAGAACAAGGGCAGTGCAGCTCCTTCTGGGTCGAAAGATTCAGGCTCTCCAAGAGCTGAAACTGTCGTCCTGAGGCAGCATCGGGATGCCAGGGACcacaggaagaagaagaaggagcaAGGGTGGCTGCTCAACGACGTGATCGAGGAGGCCGCGAGCAGGCTCTCCGGGACTAGGAAGAGCAAGGTGAAGGCCCTCGTTGGCGCCTTCGAGACCGTGATCTCGCTTCAGGAAAGGAAGGCGGCTCTGACCTGA
- the LOC102707636 gene encoding pentatricopeptide repeat-containing protein At3g29230, translated as MSAAAASSALRPPPGWGAPSQRRLVEEHLASLPHGLPRAAHVRELHAQMLKQGLHRNPRAAARLVSAYALLRLLPSSRRVFDAVPSPHADAFLANTLLRAYALGGAPRDALAAFSAMPLRDSFTYSFLIKAVSAAGVGPVRAVHSHVFKLGSVEDTFVGNALIDAYSKNGGFLDARKVFDEMPARDVVSWNTAMAAMVREGELSGARKMFDEMPERDTVSWNTMLDGYTKAGEVDAAFELFQRMPERNVVSWSTIVSGYCKKGDLEMARVIFDKMPSKNLVTWTIMVSACAEKGLVDEAGKLFAQMKEADVELDVASVVSILAACAESGSLSLGKRIHRYVRKRKLGRSTHVCNALIDMFCKCGCVNRADYVFDTETVEKDSVSWNSIIGGFAMHGHGEKALELFAQMKQQGFNPDAVTMINVLSACRHMGSVDEGRRYFSNMERDYGIMPQIEHYGCMIDLLGRGGLIKEAIDLIKSMPWEPNEVIWGSLLSACRLHKNVEYAEIAVNELSKLQPSNAGNFAVLSNIYAEAGQWSDMAKARMQMKGTGSQKTAGSSWVELDEAFHEFTVGDRKHPDSDQISEMVDRLSSHVKRAGCVPAGHELLVQ; from the coding sequence ATGTCTGCGGCGGCCGCTTCGTCCgcgctccggccgccgccggggtgGGGCGCGCCGTCGCAGCGGCGGCTGGTGGAGGAGCACCTGGCGTCGCTGCCGCACGGCCTCCCGCGGGCGGCCCACGTGCGGGAGCTCCACGCGCAGATGCTCAAGCAGGGGCTCCACCGGAacccgcgcgcggcggccagGCTCGTGTCTGCCTACgcgctcctccgcctcctcccgtccTCCCGCCGCGTCTTCGACGCGGTCCCGTCCCCGCACGCCGACGCGTTCCTCGCCAACACGCTCCTCCGCGCCTACGCGCTCGGGGGCGCGCCCCGCGACGCGCTCGCCGCGTTCTCGGCCATGCCGCTACGGGACAGCTTCACCTACTCATTCCTCATCAAGGcggtctccgccgccggcgtcggcccGGTCCGCGCGGTGCACTCGCACGTATTCAAGCTCGGGTCCGTCGAGGATACCTTCGTCGGGAACGCGCTGATCGACGCCTACTCCAAGAACGGCGGGTTCTTGGACGCCAGaaaggtgttcgacgaaatgccgGCACGGGACGTCGTGTCCTGGAACACGGCTATGGCGGCGATGGTGCGCGAGGGGGAGTTGTCTGGCGCGAGGAAGATGTTTGACGAGATGCCAGAGAGGGACACGGTGAGCTGGAACACAATGCTGGATGGCTACACAAAGGCAGGGGAGGTGGACGCAGCGTTTGAACTTTTTCAGCGCATGCCGGAGAGGAATGTTGTGTCGTGGTCGACGATAGTGTCAGGTTACTGCAAGAAGGGTGACCTGGAGATGGCTCGGGTGATCTTTGACAAGATGCCTAGCAAGAATTTGGTGACATGGACTATAATGGTGTCGGCATGTGCAGAGAAGGGGCTTGTTGATGAGGCAGGCAAGTTGTTTGCTCAGATGAAGGAGGCTGATGTGGAACTTGATGTTGCTTCTGTTGTGAGTATCCTGGCGGCGTGTGCAGAATCAGGCTCTCTTTCACTTGGAAAGAGGATTCACCGATACGTGCGGAAGAGGAAGCTGGGGAGATCAACCCATGTGTGCAATGCACTGATTGACATGTTCTGCAAATGCGGGTGCGTGAACCGAGCTGATTATGTCTTTGACACTGAGACAGTTGAGAAGGATTCGGTGTCATGGAACAGCATCATTGGAGGTTTTGCAATGCATGGGCATGGCGAGAAGGCGCTGGAGCTATTTGCTCAAATGAAGCAACAGGGATTTAACCCTGATGCTGTAACAATGATCAATGTTCTTAGTGCATGTAGGCACATGGGGTCTGTGGATGAGGGACGCCGGTATTTCTCCAACATGGAGAGGGACTATGGTATCATGCCCCAGATAGAGCATTATGGTTGTATGATCGATCTTCTTGGTCGTGGAGGGCTCATCAAGGAGGCTATCGATCTGATCAAAAGCATGCCTTGGGAGCCTAATGAAGTTATATGGGGGTCCCTTCTCAGTGCATGCCGACTGCACAAGAACGTGGAGTATGCAGAAATAGCAGTGAACGAGTTGAGCAAGCTTCAGCCCTCCAATGCTGGGAACTTTGCTGTGCTCTCAAACATCTATGCAGAGGCTGGGCAGTGGAGTGACATGGCGAAGGCAAGGATGCAGATGAAAGGAACTGGGTCGCAGAAAACTGCAGGATCAAGTTGGGTCGAACTTGATGAGGCATTCCATGAGTTTACTGTGGGGGATAGAAAGCACCCAGATTCAGACCAGATATCTGAGATGGTTGATAGGTTGAGTTCGCATGTTAAGCGTGCTGGCTGTGTTCCAGCAGGCCATGAGCTGCTTGTGCAGTGA